Below is a genomic region from Primulina eburnea isolate SZY01 chromosome 9, ASM2296580v1, whole genome shotgun sequence.
CAGCAACCGAAGCAACAACGATTCAGGGCAAGAGGTAAACAATTTAAGAATTAACCTCAATCCAGCTCCTTTAGTTCAGGAAGTACTAGAGGGAGCAGTGCTGTTGGGTCTTCGAATGCTGTGTACTGTGACCGCTGTGGtggaagacattttagttcacAATGTGTAGGAGTTCAGAGGTCTTGCTATATGTGGTCAAgttgggcattttgctaaagtgtgcCTCAATGCACAAAGACAGCAATTTCAGCCACAACAGTCTGGACAGGTTCCCCGAGGGCCAGTTTTCAGGCCGTATGCTTCTGCACAGTCTTTTCAGCAGTCCAGTTATCCACCACTTAGAGGTCCTCCTCAACAGCAATTTCTAGTGCCACAGCAGGCTAGAGTACATGCATTGACTCAGGATCAGGCTCAGGATGCACCAGGAGAattgattgcaggtatttgctaTGTTTTTTATTATCCTGCGTGTATATTGATAGACactggagcatctcattcatttttATCTGCTGCTTTTGTTGATGAGCATGAGATCGCTACAAACTAAATCCATTCAAGTTGACAGTTAGATTACATTGTTGTTTTCTGGTGAACTAAGAATTCTTAAACTTCCCGAATTTTTTGAACATACACTAAGAATATCAACTTAGGTAGTGATAAGTCCTAGATGAAATTGAGTTGTTATAAAGTATTGTAAAAactaaagtcttttagtaaatttCTTCCTATATATTTGAATATCTAGTCATTTCTTGTTAACTAGTTATTTTATCAAACACATATCTTAATACTAGTCAAGTCGGACTGTTTCGACACTTATTTAATTTCATTGGTACAACAAATCTAGTAAGTTCAAGAATTTTTGTTAACAActtaaaaaatattaagaaaAGCTCAGGTtttgcaaaatattttaaaagagtttattttcttCTCTTGAAACTTTAATATGATCCAATTTGATCCCAACGAGTGATATCACATTGGGTTTCTTTTGATTTATGATAATTATGTACTTATAATGAAATCTTGCCTGCGTATGAATCTTTCAATCATCATATTCTTCTTTTCAAAAAATCGGAtaacaagatgatgacatgtgctATGTAATCACCGATGGTCCAATTAAGAGTCTAAAATAAAATACGGCAATACCAATGTCTGGGGGTGCTCCAAAAATGGTAGAAAAGCACCGATCGTATTGGACTACAGAAGACAAGAAGAAGCTCAATCTTGAAAATGTGACCAAATATATCTTTTATAAGATGcttgataaaaatatatatagtaaTATTAAAACTTGTTCAAATGCCAAAGAAATTTTGAAGAAACTAACCTAATTTTGTGAAGGTAATGACCAGACTCAAAAGAAAACGTTGATTATGGTCATCAAAAGTTTGGCATCATAAAAATGAAGGCTGGAGAGACCATGAGTGAGTTCGAAGAGATATTTATCAGCATTTTGATCGAACTAACTGCTCTAGGGAAATAGTACAACAAAAGAGAGGTTGCACTTCGAGCAATGAGAGCTCGTCCACGAGAGGGATATGTAAAGACCATAGCCATGCAAAAGCTCAAATGTCACAACAAACCGAGTTGCATGTCCTATTTTTAGATCTCAAAGCCTATGAGTTCGAGTTGAGGATCCGAACAGAAAAAGAGACATCTACTCCTCAACCCACCAAAGCTCTGGCCGCAAAAATTTTATATCCGACCACTAGAAAAGAAACTTCAACCAGAAAAGAAACTAACCAGATAAACaatgtgtttatttattaaaaattttgaaaattttatgagaaagaaccaatctaatttcatttattttaataataaaaatcaagcTGATGACAATCAAGCTTATTTTAACTATCGaaaataatttcattttatTAGAAACTGTAACAATCCTTAGAAAGATGATgagaataattttgaaaaaagacAGTTCAAAGATAAGAAAAGATGCTACAAAAATAAGAAGGATCAAAAGGTGCTAGTTTATGAGGAAAAAAAGAATAGATGGGCTGGTTTAGATTCATATCAATCAAGCTCAGAGACCTCAACAATCGAAAGTGAGGATGAGAAGGTCCAGTTTATCATGGCAGATGTTGAGCTGGAGAGAACAAATGTTGAGCTAGAGATTGCTGATGATGatttggtatttgattttgattatgaTGTATTTATAAAAACAAATCTTATCATGACAATGCATAACATCGTAGATGAGTACAAGAGACGTTCACAATAATTCGAGGAAGTCAAAGAAGATAATAAAAGCCTAACAGATAAGTCAATAAACTCTATCTGCTCCCATGCAGTGAAAGGAACTTGAAAGTCTTATGATTAAATTATATCTGTTAGCGGCTAAGAATGATTATATGCGAAAAGTGTTCCAAGCAACAATTAATGAGAATAAACATTTGACAATTCTAGTCAATTCTTGGAACAAGTTATCTGCTTCAATCGAGAAGATGCATGAGTTGCAAACCATCTAGATACAAAACTGACTTAGGGTTTAGCAATAATGAATGTAGTTCTTTTAAAGCAACTATTCAATCGTATCTGGATAATGTCATAAGTTGTTCGCAAAAATGCTTGACCTACCAACGGTCGGTTTAAGCTCCTTTTCTACTATGCCAGAAGGAAACTCCGCATataattttattgataatatcCATAGGAAACGCCCTCTCTCTTCTCTATTAGCATATGTAGACTGATCAATAACGCCCACAACGCATTTAACAAAGTTATAAGCATATTAAGGATTTAATCCAACCAGCTTTTTTCGTGGTAAAAAAGTGTATTGGCCAAATATGAGACCTTTCAATAGTGTCACCCACACGATTTCAAAGTCATGCACTTTGAAATATATCCAAGTTTTCATTTCACCAATATCTAATATTGAATTGCCGGTTTAACTCCTATATCAAATTGACAAATTCACGACTTGTACTTTAAGATGAAGTTGGTTTCAATCGATACATCATATTAATCTGCAAGAGTCTCAGATTTTCGAAACCTTTGTGATATTCTCCCCATTTAAAGATTTTGTTAGTGGATCCACTAGCATTTGATTTGTGGGAAGATATTTGAGTACAAAATTCCCTAATTTAACCATATCTCTTAATGGTCATAGTTAGGGATGGCAATGGTCCGGGGCGGGGGCGGGTTTGCCATCCCCATCTCCATCCTCGAATTCCATCCCCACCCCCATCCCCGTCCCCATCCccgctttttcgggttcggggaatcCCCGAACCGGAAACTTCGGGAATCAACATCCCATCCCCGTCCCCATCcccgtttcaaaaatatcaatatgGCAAGACGATGATGGATTCggagattttctcaaaccaaaatttattattatctattattattagagataatattaatattcataacaatatcaatattaataataatattattattaatattgtaaaaaataataatattattatattattaatactaatatTTATTatcgatattatttttggggcgggttcggggatttcggGGATGGGGATAATAGTCCCATACTCGCCCCGAACTACATcggggatttttttaaatccccgaacccgaaacCAAACCCGAACAAATCGGAGATCCCCATCCCCGTTTCGGATTTTCTTCGCGGGGCCCCAAACCCGTGGGGAAAATTGCCATCCCTAGTCATAGTTGATAGAGTATAAAAAtcacaataaataaattgataaataattgcAATTTTTTGTCTGGCTGGACACCATTTCATTGATTGTTAATTACTGTTCAAATCCAAATTGGTTTTGGCATTGCAATTGTATGAGTTCCATTTaccacaaatatataattgagTGATAAATGCATCATCAATTGACTTCGAcaaattcaattatttttttctatgacaaattttttaaaatatcccACGCGTAAAGTACAGATATTAAggaattatatattaaataaaatttttactaGTTGAAAGTTGAGTAGTCGTGCCTGTACGTTTCTTGATGACTTGATCAAACTCAAGCATAAGACTcaacaaattttatttatttcactCCTAGttcattcaacaaaaatacataaaaaaaaaaaaaaaaaaaaaaaaaaactaattaacCCATTACAATCTAAaagataaatttaatcactcttattaaaatcaaaccaaacattaaattataatattctACGTCttatttatctttaattttccTTATATTATAATAACccgtaatatatatatatatatatatatatatatatatatatatatatatatatatatatatatatataaagtataATAAATCGCAGATAAATTGTTTGCTCAAAGGAGCTTGGCTGGTGTAGCAACCAAGCAGAGTGGAATTTTCTTACGCATAGCGACCCCTGTAGCTTCTTCCATATCAATATCCTCCGGTGACATCCCTTTGGGAAGTTCCCAATCAAAGCGGAACAAAAGATTCGCAAGTGCGAGTTCCACAACCGCGATGGCAAAACTGGCTCCAGGGCAACCTCTTCTCCCAGCaccgaagggtaacaactcaaaatGTTGTCCTCTGAAGTCAATCTCGTTATTCAGAAACCGCTCCGGCCAGAATCTTTCTGGCTTCTCCCAGTGTTTCGGATCCATTCCGATTGCTGCTGCATTGAACAGCACTCTGGTTTTTGCCGGGATTTCGTATTTGTTGTCGATCACGCAGTCCTCTAATGTTTCTCTTGGGATCCATAGTGGGGCGGGTGGATGGAGTCTCCATGCCTCTTTGATCACCATTCTTAGGTATGCGAGTTTTGGGAGATCGCTTTCTTCTACTTTTGACTGTCCTTTGCATACTTTCCTAACTTCTTCTTGAGCTTTCTTGAGGACTTCCGGATTTCTCATCAGTTCTGCCATCGCCCATACGATTGTCACCGAGGAACTATCGGTGCCAGCCATGAATATGCCCTGCAATTGATTACCACAATATATATAAGAAAATCATGAATGTAAACAGGGATAATATAGCAAATATTGGGTTGATTGggtgtcatatatatatatatatagtacacATACCAAGAGAAGACCCTTCAAATTTACATCTGTTAGAGTAAATTCTTTCTCCATTTCCTTTTGAACTCGAAGCAATACATCGACGATGTCTTCGTGATCTTGTTGAGCTCTCTTCGGGTCTCTGTGTTCTTCCATTTTTTTGCTCAAAAAGATGTCCACTTCCtccatattttttttcaatctCCTGTCTACGCCATTGAACTTGTTTAGCCAAGCCAACCATGGAAAATAATCAGCCACGTTGAACTCAGCAGCCAACTGCTGCGTATCATGAAACACATGCTGATATTTGCCACTCCTTTCATCGAAATCTTCATGTTCTTCAGCACTGCTAGTCTCTCCGAAAGCCACCCGACGAACGGTATTATTCGACAGAGCGAACGTGAGCACGCTCAGATCCACAGGGTTTTCGGAATTAGCAACACGATCAATCATGAAGGTCATCTCTTCATCACGTACTTTTGCGAAAGATTGGACCCTTTTGTTTGACAGCAGCTCCAGAACAGCGATTTTCTTCGCTTCTCTCCAGTAGTCACCATACGGTGCTACGGAGATGGTACCTAAATTGTAGGTGATTCTCTTGAGAGAATACAAGACGGGTCTCCCCGAAAAGATAATATCGTgcttcttaaagatttctcgtgCCATATCGGCCGATGACACGACGAGGGTCGGCACGGATCCTAGCTGCAAGAACATGAGGTCTCCATATGTTTTGGACAATTTAATGAGAGCCCTATGAGGCAACTTTCCAAGCTGGTGAAGGTTGCCTATAATCGGGAGCTTCTTCGGACCAAGTGGgagctttcttttctttttcgtCAATTTTAACAACAATAAAATTGTGATGAAACTGATGAAAAGCAGCAAGAAAATTTCGGAACTCATTTTCTGCTCGGTGTAGATAGAGAGCTGCTTTGATTTGATGATCGATACATGAGCTAGCTCAGGTAAATTTATAGAGACGTCAGACGTCGATTTACTGTGCAGACAAATATGACTTCTGTAGTCAATTGGCTCAGCTGGTGGCGTGGATTCACTTAAATCAAATGTGGCTCCTCCCTGACCCATCCATAGTCGTAAAattgtattaaaatatatattgcaAAAACCAATAATTGATATttgggtttttttaaaaattctatttaaaacaaatatttttaaaattttttgaagCTATTTTAAAACTATGTccctttaatttaatttaatactTATTTTTTTGAAGCtattttaatattatgtttAAAATCAAATGGAACACTTTATGATTAAACTTTCAATTAAACAGATATTGAACACCATGTCATATGATTTTGGCGCTATGTGATTTTGATCATTATGTTCTTAAATTGTAGTTTTGATCaggtatttttgttttttttaaataattttagttCTTTTTCCGATATGAGGTTAATATGATGTCGACATGAAATGTCACATCGACAATCAAGTTGGTAGGAACTTTGTAAGATGTGTGGCTTGAATATGAAGAATTTTACTCAACCTGTTTCCAAATATGCTTCGATAGAGTGAATGGTTGAGTGGTCTTATACCACAGACTTGTAAGTTTGAGTGGTCAAATATGTCAATAAGCTGCTTTGAGACCGGTTGAATGATTACTTCTGAATCTTCAATAGAACGGTCGAGTGACTCTAATACAGGAAAATGCATCTTGATCTAGTATTGTAAGTCATTGTTTTTATCGCCAAAACTAAGGGATCTAATATGATACCATGAAATacctgttagagtagatgccctgcaaacCAACTGTTGGCTaaagattttattgactcagttgtaattaacaatctttattttaatataattcattatttcatggtttgttatttctttatctgtatacccatgtgaataacatagataaagaccttaattatactttaatacaaatgaatcgtaattcgatgttgaaactcgtttgtaaacactgtataatctaaatttgttcctagtcgattcagccgcctaaaacatggataaaggtcgcttgagctcgaaaCTAGAATTtttgatgttgtgtactgcgtttcttagtaagggcatagagatgtccaaacatgcagatggataGTCAtgtgatgattataccgaaaaACCCtcttccaagtggttatcattcatcgagaggataagtctgtggttatgattgtacaccatagtccttacgacccgggacaacaatgaggctctatatgttagggctgtgctttgactcgtttaccggctccaggagagtcatcaggtggcgaggttgggtacagtttacgacacatataggagccagtgcattgtagtaggggattcaccgctcacctgtgGGTGtgaatatcctatgtgatcttatGAAATTATAGTGTGTGATATCTCTGGctagagtatgagatgtacgtt
It encodes:
- the LOC140841260 gene encoding strychnine-11-hydroxylase-like translates to MGQGGATFDLSESTPPAEPIDYRSHICLHSKSTSDVSINLPELAHVSIIKSKQLSIYTEQKMSSEIFLLLFISFITILLLLKLTKKKRKLPLGPKKLPIIGNLHQLGKLPHRALIKLSKTYGDLMFLQLGSVPTLVVSSADMAREIFKKHDIIFSGRPVLYSLKRITYNLGTISVAPYGDYWREAKKIAVLELLSNKRVQSFAKVRDEEMTFMIDRVANSENPVDLSVLTFALSNNTVRRVAFGETSSAEEHEDFDERSGKYQHVFHDTQQLAAEFNVADYFPWLAWLNKFNGVDRRLKKNMEEVDIFLSKKMEEHRDPKRAQQDHEDIVDVLLRVQKEMEKEFTLTDVNLKGLLLGIFMAGTDSSSVTIVWAMAELMRNPEVLKKAQEEVRKVCKGQSKVEESDLPKLAYLRMVIKEAWRLHPPAPLWIPRETLEDCVIDNKYEIPAKTRVLFNAAAIGMDPKHWEKPERFWPERFLNNEIDFRGQHFELLPFGAGRRGCPGASFAIAVVELALANLLFRFDWELPKGMSPEDIDMEEATGVAMRKKIPLCLVATPAKLL